The Urocitellus parryii isolate mUroPar1 unplaced genomic scaffold, mUroPar1.hap1 Scaffold_196, whole genome shotgun sequence genome includes a window with the following:
- the LOC113175529 gene encoding GTPase IMAP family member 5-like has protein sequence MEEFQKSRYGTMNKGEVEEICFATAASLRILLVGRTGSGKSATGNSILCRPAFESRLAAQSVTKACQGERGTWNGRDILVVDTPSIFEAKAHSQEMYKDIADCYLLTAPGPHVLLLVTQLGRFTAQDAVAVRRVKEVFGTQAMRHTIVLFTHREDLGDESLDHYVVNTDNLGLRRLLAECGRRYCAFNNRAAGEQQRAQLAELMAVVEQLERELSYQGDPLFLPAPRLQPGWGAGGPEAYAHYLAEVRAQVDRQKQALRKEERNRQVKAILRAENCMIPRYVISALLILCGVLTFVILMTFYINRGN, from the exons ATGGAAGAGTTTCAGAAAAGCAGATATGGGACTATGAATAAAG GTGAAGTAGAAGAGATCTGCTTTGCAACAGCGGCCTCATTGAGGATCCTCCTGGTGGGCAGAACAGGCAGCGGGAAAAGCGCCACAGGAAACAGCATCCTCTGCAGGCCAGCCTTTGAGTCCAGGCTGGCCGCCCAGTCGGTGACCAAGGCCTGCCAGGGGGAGAGGGGCACGTGGAATGGGAGGGACATCCTGGTGGTCGACACGCCCTCCATCTTTGAGGCAAAGGCCCACTCGCAGGAGATGTACAAGGACATCGCAGACTGCTACCTGCTGACTGCCCCAGGGCCCCACGTGCTGCTCCTGGTCACCCAGCTGGGGCGCTTCACGGCCCAGGACGCGGTGGCAGTGAGGAGGGTGAAGGAGGTGTTTGGGACCCAGGCCATGAGGCACACGATCGTGCTCTTCACCCACCGGGAAGACTTGGGCGACGAGTCCCTGGACCATTACGTGGTCAACACGGACAACCTGGGCCTGCGCCGGCTGCTGGCCGAGTGCGGCCGGAGGTACTGCGCCTTCAACAACCGCGCGGCGGGCGAGCAGCAGCGCGCGCAGCTGGCCGAGCTCATGGCGGTGGTGGAGCAGCTGGAGCGCGAGCTCTCCTACCAGGGCGACCCCCTCTTCCTCCCCGCGCCGCGGCTGCAGCCAGGCTGGGGCGCCGGCGGCCCGGAAGCCTATGCGCACTACCTGGCCGAGGTGAGGGCGCAGGTGGACAGGCAGAAGCAGGCGCTGCGGAAGGAGGAGAGGAACCGCCAGGTCAAGGCGATCCTCAGAGCCGAAAACTGCATGATTCCTCGCTATGTAATATCTGCCCTTTTGATTTTATGCGGTGTGCTTACTTTTGTCATTTTAATGACCTTTTATATTAATCGCGGGAACTGA